The following proteins are encoded in a genomic region of Palaemon carinicauda isolate YSFRI2023 chromosome 19, ASM3689809v2, whole genome shotgun sequence:
- the LOC137658310 gene encoding uncharacterized protein translates to MRLTLAAGGMLISLGFLHLLLVYKKKLEAKEALLEAREDSYDSRYEEEVEASPPVEINTEPADQDGSSAHDYVLQV, encoded by the exons GTGGGATGTTGATAAGCCTGGGCTTCTTGCATCTCCTGCTCGTCTACAAGAAGAAACTAGAAGCCAAGGAGGCCTTACTAGAAGCCAGGGAGGATTCCTACGACAG CCGATACGAGGAGGAGGTGGAGGCGTCGCCCCCAGTGGAGATCAACACAGAACCCGCCGACCAAGACGGTTCCTCTGCCCACGACTACGTGCTTCAAGTCTAG